CTAGACTTGCGCTGCCACGGCACATCGTCAATTTACTTTTTATTATCTTTTGTTACTTTGTTCTATTACTCTATTCATTTTATTCATTGCTTTGTTGCGTCGCGCCTGCGTTTTTCAGCCTGCGGGCAACCAACCTGGGGCTAGCCTATCTGACTCGCTTTTTCTAGAGCCGATTTCGACCCTAAACTTCGACCAGTTCTGGTGGAGCGCTGGGCAGGTCGCTCCAATCATACTCAGACAATCGGGCGATCGCCCAGTCTAGCAGTTCCAGCCCTTGCTCCAGATTTTCGATGACGGCCAGCTTGCCGCGCAGCACCGCCGCATCGGGAAACCCCTTGGCATACCAGGTCATGTGCTTGCGGGCCTGACGAATGCCGCGATCGCCCTTATACTCCCACAGCATTTCCAAATGGTCGCGGGCACACTGCATCCGCTCCACCGGATTCGGCGGCCGACGCACCTCGCCCGTTTTCAGGAAATGATCCACCTCACCCACCAGAAACGGATAGCCCAGCGTCCCCCGCGAACACATCACGCCATCTGCACCCGTCTCCTCCAGGCAGCGCACCGCCGCCTCCACCGAAAAAATATCTCCATTGGCAATCACCGGAATCGACAGCGCTGATTTCACCTTGCCGATCCACTCCCAGCGGGCGGGGCCGTTGTAGCCTTGAGCGCGAGTGCGGCCGTGCAGCGTCAGCATTTGCGCGCCCGCATCTTCCATGCGGCGGGCAAATTCCACCGCGTTGATTTCCTGGTCGCTCCAGCCGATGCGCGTCTTCACCGTCACGGGCACATTCACCGCCTGCACCACAGACCGCACAATCTCGCCCGCCAGTTCCGGCTGCCGCAGCAGGGAGGAGCCGCCGCCATTTTTGGTGATTTTATTCACCGGGCAGCCCATGTTGATGTCTACGGTGTCTGCGCCTTCGTCTACGGCCTTTTGCGCGGCCTCAGCCAAAAAGTCGGGGCGACAGTCAAAAAGCTGAATGCTAATTGGACGCTCGCTGGGGTCTACTTCCATGATTTTGGGAAGCTGCTTGACGTAGTGCAGCCCCGTCGCGTTCACCATTTCGGTGTACATCATAGAGTCGGGCGCATATCGCCGCACCAGCCGCCGAAACACCAGATCGGTCACGCCCGACAGCGGCGACTGCAACACGCGACTATTCACCTCAAAATTGCCGATCTTGAGCGGCGAGGCGAGGCGTTGCTGGAGTTCTGACGATAGCGTAATCATGGGCGGTTGACGAACGGCTGAGAGGGCACTTTACCCAACGACGGGCGATCGCCCGACTTTTCCCATTATGGCAGGTGAATTGCGCCAACACGCCCTCACTCCGGCTGCTGCAACACCCGAATCACATAGGGAAAGTACCCGTTATTGCGGTGAGAGCCGATCCAGATTTCGTAGCGACCGGGGAGCCACTGTCCAGCGATGCCGGGGTTGAGGCTCAGGTAATTATCGTTGCACCAGCTTCCGCCCGGCCCTTTGACGACGAGGGTCGTGTCTTCGGCGCTTTGCACCTGGAGGCTGAGAAACTCAAAGGGGGCCGTGAGCGTCAAAATGTGGTCGGGCTGGGTGTCTACGAAGCCGAGGCAGGGCCCCGTGGCGGTTTCGGGGCGGCCGGCCACGTCGCTGGCTGGAAGGGGGCCGCCGCTGATGCCGCGAATCGTTTTGGGGCTGGGGTCTGCGCCGGGGGTGAGGGTGAGGTTTTCAAAAATCGTGCTGCCGCCAAACGGAGTGGGCGATCGCCGCTGGGTGCTGCGGGGAAACTGGGATGCGGGGCTGGGGGGCGCTGGCACGGACTGCACAGGTGCTTCAGGCCGTACCCCAGGACTGGGTGAAGCTGCGGGGGGTTCGACGGGCGCGGGTTCACCTGGCTCTGGCTCCTCCGTCGGAAACGGCACCGCAGGCTGCAACGGGTCGGACAGGGTGGGCTGAGCCTGGGCGATCGCCCCAGTAGCAGATCCCAAAGCGGCGATCGCCAGCGGCAGAGCTGTCCAGAACAAAACCCGACGCAACGTTGCAGAATGAGGCATGGCAATTTGAGCGTTGAACAGCAAACAGTCCAGGGGATTCAGGGTAGAGCGCAGGTCAGGCGCAGATTAGGCAGGGGACTGGGCGATCGCCAGGGCCTGGTTCAGGCGGGCTTTGTCGATTTGCCGCTGATGCAGCAGCAACCAGGATTGCACCAGGTCTGGCCCCTGCAAGTCACCCGTCAGCGCCGCCCGCAGCGATTTCATCACCACGCCCTTTTTCACGCCCGCCGCCTGCACACCCTGCTGAATCACGTCCTGCACGGTGTCTGGTGTAACAGCGGTCGTGTCTAGCGCCGTCAGGATGCCCTGAAGCGCCGTGCCCACGCTGGGCTGCTGAAGCTGCTGCGTGGCTGCGTCGGTAAAGCCCACATCCGGCACGAACAGGTAGCGGGTCATCTCCACTGCGTCGTTCAGCTTCACCAGGCTGGGGCCGACGAGGGCGGCGACTTGTTCTAGCCAAGGGCGATCGCCCGTCGGGTCAAACTCGTAGCCCGCCGCTTGCCACAGGGGAATCAGCAGGTCGGTCAGTTCACCGAGGGGCTTGTGATGCAGGTATTGGCTATTGATCCAGTTGAGCTTGTCCCAGTCAAACTTGGCTCCGGCCTTGTTGACTCGATCAAAGCTAAATTGTTTCGCCGCTTCTTCCAGGGTGAAAATCTCCGACATGCCCTCCGGCGGCGACCAGCCCAGCAGCGTCATGTAGTTGGCGATCGCCTCTGGGGTATAGCCCATGTCGCGAAAGTCGGAAATCGACGTAACCCCGTCTCGCTTCGACAGCTTTGCGCCCGCCTGGTTTAGGATCAGCGGCGTATGCCCAAATTCTGGCACGGTCGCGCCCAGCGCCTCGTACAGCAGGATTTGCTTGGGCGTGTTGCCGATGTGGTCTTCACCGCGAATGACGTGGCTAATGCCCATGTCGATGTCGTCCACCACCACGACGAAGTTGTAGAGCGGTGCGCCGATTTCGCCAGCCGCCGATGCGCGGGCAATTACCATATCGCCGCCCAGGTCGCGCCCCTTCCAGGTGACCATCCCGCGCACTAGATCAGTCCAGGAAATTTCCCGGTCGTCGTCGATTTTGAAGCGGATGACAGGCTGGCGACCCTCGGCGATGAAAGCGGCTTCCTGCTCTGGCGTTAAATCCCGATGGCGATTGTCGTAGCGGGGCGCTTCGTTGCGGGCTTTTTGGGATTCGCGCATCGCGTCCAGTTCTGCGGGCGTGTCGTAGGCGCGATAGGCTAGCCCCTTGTCCAGCAATTCCTGAATTTTTTGGCGGTATAGCTCGGTGCGCTGGGTTTGAAAGATGGGCCCCTCGTCCCAATTCAGCCCCAGCCATTTCAGCCCGTCGAGGATGTTGTCGGTAAACTCAGAGCGCGATCGCTCTAGGTCAGTATCTTCAATCCGCAGCACAAACTGGCCGCCATTGTGACGGGCAAAGAGCCAGTTAAACACGGCAGTACGAGCGGTGCCGATGTGGAGCTTTCCGGTGGGACTGGGCGCAATGCGAACTCGAACGGACATGTTGTAAGGGTTAGGGGTTAGGGATTGGGGGTTAGGTGGGCGACAGGAGATGGAGTGAGGGAATTGATGGCGATCGCCTCAGCAGCACCCAGTGACACTCAGCAACCAACCTTAAAGATTCTAGCGATTCATGGAACCTTAGTATTAGCAGGAGTTGTGTACATCTCACTTTTCAAGTACTTCTCAAGATTTCTTGAACCTGTGTGAGAAAGCGCTCCGCGCAGGCGATCGCCGCTTGAGTCTCTGATGTATCAATCGTTTTCAATTCTCCATAGTCTGCAATCTGTCGTATTTCGGCTAACCAATTCAGGTCACGCCCATACTGCCTATCCAAAATTCCTGGTTTCACAAAATGCAAGCTAACAGCACGCAGAACACCAGTATGACTACCAAATGCCAGATCTTGAGAGAGCAGCAGGGCTGATGCAGCATAGTAAGCTCTTGATGCCGCCTCGTTTAAGAAGCCAGCATCTTGCAGCATCTTTGCCGCTTCCAATGACGAGTCAGCACGACCTAAATTTGCCTGAACTTCTTCAGAATGGTTTACAACACGAGGCCTTCCCGCAAAATGTTGCGGTAGAAGCGACTCACGCCTTGCTCAAACTCGGTTGCGTCGGCTGGTTTTGCAGAAATCCAGTATGGCGCTTCTAGCTGAAGCGGATAGAGCAAGTCCACAATGGCGCGCAGCTCTTGAAAGGAATTGATGGGTGGAGCCAGCAATATCAGCAGATCAATATCACTAGTTGGGGTCAACTCATTTCTAACGGCAGAGCCGAAGACAATCAGAGACTTTAGCCTTTCGCCATAATGCTGGCTCAGCAGGTGTTTACACTCGATCAGCGTCGCTTGTAAATCTGCACAAGAGTTCGCACCTTGATCTGAACCCTGGTCTGCACTTGGGGTTGCTTGATTGGACAGCATAGCACTTGCCCACATTGCCTCCCAAACACTACCTGCTTAAATCAAATGCCTGCTCAAGTAAAACTCTAAAACGGGACCGACGGGGCTCGAACCCGCAACTTCCGCCGTGACAGGGCGGTGCTCTAACCGATTGAACTACGGTCCCTTGCGCTTTGTGCGCCCTTTGAAAGACGCAATCTCTATTGTGTAGGTCTGGGAGCCTTTTGTCAAATGTTTTGAGAAACTTTTGGATATTTTTTGGAGAACAGGCTGAGGCTCGTTCCTAATGCCCTTGATCCGCCTGAATTTCCTGCACTTTTTCGGTGATGAATGCCACCAGCCAGTCTTTG
The Thermoleptolyngbya sichuanensis A183 DNA segment above includes these coding regions:
- the dusB gene encoding tRNA dihydrouridine synthase DusB, which encodes MITLSSELQQRLASPLKIGNFEVNSRVLQSPLSGVTDLVFRRLVRRYAPDSMMYTEMVNATGLHYVKQLPKIMEVDPSERPISIQLFDCRPDFLAEAAQKAVDEGADTVDINMGCPVNKITKNGGGSSLLRQPELAGEIVRSVVQAVNVPVTVKTRIGWSDQEINAVEFARRMEDAGAQMLTLHGRTRAQGYNGPARWEWIGKVKSALSIPVIANGDIFSVEAAVRCLEETGADGVMCSRGTLGYPFLVGEVDHFLKTGEVRRPPNPVERMQCARDHLEMLWEYKGDRGIRQARKHMTWYAKGFPDAAVLRGKLAVIENLEQGLELLDWAIARLSEYDWSDLPSAPPELVEV
- the gltX gene encoding glutamate--tRNA ligase gives rise to the protein MSVRVRIAPSPTGKLHIGTARTAVFNWLFARHNGGQFVLRIEDTDLERSRSEFTDNILDGLKWLGLNWDEGPIFQTQRTELYRQKIQELLDKGLAYRAYDTPAELDAMRESQKARNEAPRYDNRHRDLTPEQEAAFIAEGRQPVIRFKIDDDREISWTDLVRGMVTWKGRDLGGDMVIARASAAGEIGAPLYNFVVVVDDIDMGISHVIRGEDHIGNTPKQILLYEALGATVPEFGHTPLILNQAGAKLSKRDGVTSISDFRDMGYTPEAIANYMTLLGWSPPEGMSEIFTLEEAAKQFSFDRVNKAGAKFDWDKLNWINSQYLHHKPLGELTDLLIPLWQAAGYEFDPTGDRPWLEQVAALVGPSLVKLNDAVEMTRYLFVPDVGFTDAATQQLQQPSVGTALQGILTALDTTAVTPDTVQDVIQQGVQAAGVKKGVVMKSLRAALTGDLQGPDLVQSWLLLHQRQIDKARLNQALAIAQSPA
- a CDS encoding nucleotidyltransferase family protein, producing the protein MLSNQATPSADQGSDQGANSCADLQATLIECKHLLSQHYGERLKSLIVFGSAVRNELTPTSDIDLLILLAPPINSFQELRAIVDLLYPLQLEAPYWISAKPADATEFEQGVSRFYRNILREGLVL